The following proteins are encoded in a genomic region of Clostridium kluyveri:
- a CDS encoding glycosyltransferase family 4 protein encodes MVTFIHDHVFLKYDNQFYTSGSLNSEIMKRYINTFGGIRLVTRCKEVTSVKDSLEPSSIENTEFVCIPNYKSIIKILNYFKARKIIKEEVLKSEYIILRTSSFANIAARYARKYNKPYLVEVVSCAWDATWNYNFIGKFIAPFSFMFQKKTVREADYAIYVTENFLQNRYPTHGKTTNCSNVSLEEFSQQFIEKRLEKIKNMKKDDKIILGTTAAVNVLYKGQQYVIKALGKLKKQGITNFEYQLVGGGEQTYLKSVAEKYGVVNQVKFLGSMPHNKVFEWLDIIDIYVQPSRQEGLPRALIEAMSRGLPAFGAKTGGIPELLDNKYIFSNTRRNICEICNILKSFNEDAMSIQAKRNYDESKKYDKNTIEDRRRKFFTNFIKETRN; translated from the coding sequence GTGGTTACTTTTATTCATGATCATGTTTTTTTAAAATATGATAATCAATTTTATACAAGTGGCAGTTTGAATAGTGAAATTATGAAAAGATATATTAATACTTTTGGAGGTATTAGACTTGTAACTAGATGCAAAGAAGTAACAAGTGTAAAAGACAGCTTAGAGCCATCAAGTATTGAAAATACTGAGTTTGTTTGCATTCCAAATTATAAATCAATAATAAAAATTTTAAATTATTTTAAAGCTAGAAAAATAATAAAAGAAGAAGTACTTAAATCTGAGTATATTATACTCAGAACCAGCTCATTTGCTAATATCGCTGCAAGATATGCTAGGAAGTATAATAAACCCTATTTAGTTGAAGTTGTCAGTTGTGCATGGGATGCTACATGGAATTATAATTTTATTGGCAAATTTATAGCACCTTTTAGCTTTATGTTTCAAAAGAAAACTGTTAGGGAAGCTGATTATGCAATATATGTTACGGAGAATTTTTTGCAGAATAGATATCCGACACATGGAAAGACGACTAATTGTTCGAATGTATCTTTAGAGGAATTTAGTCAACAATTTATAGAAAAAAGATTAGAAAAAATTAAAAATATGAAAAAAGATGATAAAATAATTTTAGGCACTACTGCTGCAGTTAATGTTCTTTATAAAGGACAACAGTATGTCATTAAGGCATTAGGTAAATTAAAAAAGCAGGGAATCACAAATTTTGAATATCAACTTGTTGGAGGGGGAGAACAGACATATTTAAAATCTGTTGCCGAAAAATATGGAGTCGTGAATCAAGTAAAATTTTTAGGATCTATGCCTCATAATAAAGTGTTTGAATGGCTAGATATCATTGATATATATGTACAACCAAGCAGACAAGAGGGGTTGCCGCGTGCCCTAATAGAAGCAATGAGCAGGGGACTACCCGCGTTTGGTGCTAAAACTGGTGGGATTCCAGAATTATTGGATAATAAGTATATTTTTAGTAATACAAGACGAAATATATGTGAAATATGTAACATTTTAAAATCTTTTAATGAAGATGCTATGAGTATCCAGGCAAAACGAAATTATGATGAGTCTAAGAAATATGATAAGAATACAATTGAAGATAGACGAAGAAAATTTTTTACAAATTTTATTAAAGAGACGAGGAATTAA
- a CDS encoding acyltransferase, translating to MNSFYTFDELNKLGLAGVGYNVLISRKVSIYGSKKINIGNNVRIDDFCILSGKITINNYVHIAAYTALYGGNKGIVIHDFAGISSKTTVYSVSDDYSGEVMTNPMIPDKFKNIQSQEVVIEKHVIIGAGCVVLPGVVLKEGAAFGAMTLINRSSESWSINVGIPFKKVGDRSKRLLKLEKEFNKELLKENE from the coding sequence TTGAATAGTTTCTATACTTTTGATGAATTAAATAAATTGGGGTTGGCTGGTGTTGGATATAATGTTTTAATCAGTCGTAAAGTAAGTATTTATGGTTCAAAAAAAATAAATATTGGCAACAACGTTAGAATAGATGATTTTTGCATTCTTAGTGGAAAGATTACTATTAATAATTATGTACATATCGCAGCTTATACTGCTTTATATGGTGGTAATAAGGGAATTGTTATACATGATTTTGCAGGGATATCATCTAAGACAACTGTATATTCAGTAAGTGATGATTATTCGGGAGAGGTTATGACAAATCCTATGATACCTGATAAGTTTAAAAATATTCAGAGTCAAGAAGTTGTTATTGAAAAACATGTCATAATTGGGGCTGGGTGTGTTGTTTTGCCTGGTGTTGTATTGAAAGAGGGGGCTGCATTTGGTGCCATGACCCTTATTAATAGAAGTTCAGAGTCATGGAGTATAAATGTTGGAATTCCATTTAAAAAGGTGGGGGATAGAAGTAAAAGGCTTTTGAAACTAGAGAAAGAATTTAACAAGGAGTTATTAAAAGAAAATGAGTAA
- a CDS encoding lipopolysaccharide biosynthesis protein, with translation MKVQNTKAKILSSLFWKLMERSGTQGIQFVVQIVLARLLVPNDYGIIALISIFIIIANVFVQSGFNTALIQKKSADELDFSSVFYLSLFVAGFLYLILFFTAPLVADFYNIYQITLVLRVLAITLFWGAFNSIQNAVVSRNMRFKMLFYSSLGAILVSGIVGITLAYLGLGVWALVAQQLINQFMITVIMWFTVKWRPKLIFSFKRIKGLFSYSWKLLVSSLIDNLYMNLQSLIIGKIYSPSILGFYNRGDQFPKVIVSNINGSIQSVMLPALASEQDNRKRVKDMVRRSIVTSSFVLFPMMCGLAVTAESLVKILLTDKWLSCVPFLQIFCASYSLWPIHTANLQAINALGRSDIFLKLEIIKKIIGLAVLVISIHFGVYAIAVGTLISGIISTFINAYPNLKLLNYSYKEQLKDIMPSLLLSLVMGTVVYNFKWFNILPLLTTLIIQVCLGIIIYIMLARAFKLECYTYLLKTFKDICKKRKGMIS, from the coding sequence ATGAAAGTTCAAAATACAAAAGCGAAAATTCTTTCATCTCTTTTTTGGAAACTTATGGAGAGGAGTGGAACACAGGGAATACAATTTGTAGTTCAAATAGTACTAGCAAGATTGCTTGTTCCGAATGATTATGGGATAATTGCACTTATATCAATATTTATTATTATAGCTAATGTGTTTGTACAGAGTGGATTTAATACAGCACTTATTCAAAAAAAGAGCGCAGATGAGCTGGACTTTTCATCAGTATTTTATTTAAGCTTATTTGTGGCTGGGTTTTTATATCTAATTCTTTTTTTTACAGCACCACTTGTAGCTGATTTTTATAATATTTATCAAATCACATTAGTACTTAGGGTATTGGCTATTACATTATTTTGGGGGGCATTTAATTCTATTCAAAATGCTGTAGTGTCCAGAAATATGCGATTTAAAATGCTTTTTTATAGTAGCTTAGGAGCAATATTGGTATCAGGAATAGTTGGAATAACTTTGGCATATCTAGGGCTAGGAGTATGGGCGTTGGTGGCACAGCAGTTAATAAATCAATTTATGATTACTGTAATTATGTGGTTTACAGTAAAATGGAGACCTAAGTTAATATTTTCATTTAAAAGAATAAAAGGATTGTTTTCATATAGCTGGAAGTTGTTAGTTTCTTCATTAATTGATAACCTCTATATGAATTTACAGAGTTTGATTATAGGTAAAATATATAGCCCTTCCATTTTGGGGTTTTATAATAGGGGAGATCAATTCCCTAAGGTTATTGTTTCAAATATTAATGGTTCGATACAATCCGTTATGTTACCTGCTTTGGCTTCAGAACAGGATAATAGAAAAAGAGTTAAGGATATGGTGAGACGTTCAATTGTCACGAGTTCCTTTGTATTATTTCCAATGATGTGTGGACTAGCTGTTACTGCGGAATCTTTAGTTAAAATATTATTAACGGATAAATGGCTATCTTGTGTTCCTTTTTTGCAAATTTTTTGTGCTTCATATTCTTTATGGCCTATACATACTGCAAACTTGCAGGCAATTAATGCTTTGGGACGCAGCGATATCTTTTTAAAATTGGAAATTATAAAAAAGATTATAGGACTTGCAGTACTGGTAATATCTATTCATTTTGGCGTTTATGCAATTGCTGTAGGAACATTGATTAGTGGGATAATTTCTACTTTCATAAATGCCTATCCAAACTTGAAATTACTTAACTATAGTTATAAAGAACAATTAAAAGATATTATGCCTTCATTATTATTGTCTTTAGTAATGGGTACTGTTGTTTATAATTTTAAATGGTTTAATATATTACCATTGTTGACAACTTTAATAATTCAAGTATGTTTGGGAATCATTATATACATAATGTTGGCGAGGGCATTTAAGCTTGAATGTTATACATATTTGTTGAAAACATTCAAGGATATCTGTAAAAAAAGGAAAGGCATGATAAGTTGA
- a CDS encoding polysaccharide pyruvyl transferase family protein, whose translation MKKIVITPGITDLNRGDQALIWLIRDIVKESGIKAEYKLIQSGNNGKDIYNQSRQSMQRGFDVIKPILLHPARGKEKKNIDYTVFTKLSWGATALIDMFKSSLLLSKVPFLRKIGMSLLDQEQKRTYEDFKTMNLMIVKGGGFLHTYKRISDLYYLYYSLYNLLLAKRLGKKIIIMPNSFGPFLGKIEKNIVKKVLSKCDLIYARESMSKKYLSNIINNEVILSADLGFYIQDYKDYQMQKLVNINSSLKKVAITMRPYRFPESDNGKEKYKLYIEEMCKIVKGLLDRKCYPIFIAHTLGPSSHEDDRIAIKEVIKMLEDNGVTKDRYCYINQFDMNCFDITKLYSEMDYIIGTRFHSVIFAMTSLIPAIAISYSGHKTLGIMSDIGLSEYTVNIVNINSVNVLNKFDKLITNQFSVKDKIRKYLKICEISKKNLVEEIKKYLNN comes from the coding sequence ATGAAGAAAATTGTAATTACACCTGGTATTACAGATTTAAATCGAGGGGATCAAGCACTAATATGGCTTATAAGAGATATTGTTAAAGAATCTGGAATAAAAGCCGAATATAAATTAATACAAAGTGGTAATAATGGCAAGGATATTTATAATCAGTCTAGGCAAAGTATGCAACGAGGATTTGATGTTATCAAACCAATCCTTTTACATCCGGCACGAGGGAAAGAAAAGAAAAACATAGATTATACAGTATTTACGAAATTATCTTGGGGTGCTACTGCATTAATAGATATGTTTAAAAGCTCACTATTGTTATCCAAAGTACCTTTTTTAAGAAAAATAGGAATGAGTTTATTGGATCAAGAACAAAAAAGAACATATGAAGATTTTAAGACAATGAATTTAATGATTGTAAAAGGTGGAGGATTCTTACATACTTATAAGAGAATATCAGATTTATACTATTTATATTACAGTCTTTATAATCTATTACTTGCAAAACGACTTGGAAAAAAGATAATTATTATGCCAAACTCGTTTGGACCTTTCTTGGGGAAAATTGAAAAAAATATTGTAAAGAAAGTGCTTAGTAAGTGTGATTTAATTTATGCTAGAGAGTCAATGTCTAAAAAATATTTATCTAATATCATAAATAATGAAGTAATTTTATCAGCTGATTTAGGTTTCTATATTCAAGATTACAAAGACTATCAAATGCAAAAATTAGTTAATATAAACAGTTCATTAAAAAAAGTAGCTATAACAATGAGACCTTACCGATTTCCTGAAAGCGATAATGGTAAAGAAAAATATAAATTGTATATAGAAGAAATGTGTAAAATTGTAAAGGGTCTATTAGATAGAAAATGTTATCCGATTTTTATTGCTCATACATTGGGTCCAAGCAGTCATGAAGATGATAGGATTGCTATAAAAGAAGTAATAAAAATGCTGGAGGATAATGGGGTTACAAAAGATAGGTATTGCTATATAAATCAGTTTGATATGAATTGCTTTGATATAACAAAATTATATTCAGAGATGGATTATATCATAGGTACTAGATTTCATTCTGTTATTTTTGCTATGACCTCATTGATACCTGCGATAGCTATTTCGTATTCTGGTCATAAAACGTTAGGAATTATGTCTGATATAGGTTTAAGTGAGTATACTGTTAATATCGTAAACATAAATTCAGTAAATGTTCTTAATAAATTTGATAAACTTATTACAAATCAATTTTCTGTAAAAGATAAAATTAGAAAATATCTTAAAATCTGTGAAATCAGTAAAAAAAATTTAGTAGAAGAAATAAAGAAGTATTTAAACAATTAA
- a CDS encoding glycosyltransferase family 2 protein — MEKISVSINCITYNHEKYISDAIESFLMQKTNFKYEILIHDDASTDNTVNIIKRYKKKYPDLIKPIFQKENQYSKGIKRIDYRFNVSRAKGKYIAMCEGDDYWTNPYKLQKQVDYMEAHPECSMCFHSSKFVNVDKKSTGKFARIFNSSAIVPMRDILEKSSPGYIPTASRMYRKKLIENPPKWFYDSDVGDFPMSLFLATKGYFYYMDDNMSAYRTGVPNSWTTRTIIGKNNSSKRIKVNQDAIKVLEGFNKSTHNKYSNEVNRAILKREFSILRFQREIKEIKKGKYRQYYNSLSLLSRLKVNLHCFFPSVYYCLIEFNDFIRK, encoded by the coding sequence ATGGAAAAGATATCAGTAAGTATAAACTGTATAACATATAATCATGAGAAATATATATCAGATGCAATAGAAAGTTTTTTGATGCAAAAAACCAATTTCAAATATGAAATACTTATTCATGATGATGCATCAACAGATAATACGGTTAATATTATTAAAAGATATAAAAAGAAATACCCAGATTTAATAAAACCAATATTTCAGAAAGAAAATCAATATTCGAAGGGTATTAAAAGAATAGATTACAGATTTAATGTTTCTCGAGCAAAAGGGAAATATATTGCAATGTGCGAGGGAGATGATTATTGGACTAACCCTTATAAATTGCAAAAGCAAGTTGATTATATGGAAGCTCATCCAGAATGTAGCATGTGTTTTCATTCTTCTAAATTTGTTAATGTGGACAAGAAGTCAACAGGAAAGTTTGCTAGGATTTTTAATTCGAGTGCAATTGTTCCTATGAGGGACATTTTAGAAAAGTCATCACCTGGGTATATACCTACTGCCTCTAGAATGTATAGAAAAAAATTAATAGAAAATCCACCAAAATGGTTTTATGATTCTGATGTTGGAGATTTTCCTATGTCATTATTTCTTGCAACTAAAGGGTATTTTTATTATATGGATGACAACATGTCAGCATATAGAACTGGTGTCCCAAATTCTTGGACAACCAGAACTATCATAGGCAAAAATAATTCTTCCAAAAGAATTAAGGTAAATCAAGATGCTATTAAAGTACTAGAAGGATTTAATAAAAGTACACACAATAAGTATTCAAATGAAGTTAATCGAGCAATATTGAAAAGAGAATTTTCTATTTTAAGGTTTCAAAGAGAAATAAAGGAAATCAAAAAAGGCAAATATAGGCAGTATTATAATTCTTTAAGTTTGTTAAGTAGATTAAAAGTTAATCTTCATTGCTTTTTTCCTAGTGTATATTATTGTTTGATAGAATTTAATGATTTTATTAGAAAATAA
- a CDS encoding DegT/DnrJ/EryC1/StrS family aminotransferase: protein MSKSIQVTRSSMPYFEEYVEEIKDLWKSHWLTNMGVKHRQLERELLEYLNVSNITLFTNGHLALENIISTLDLTGEVITTPFTFASTTHAIVRNGLKPVFCDINPDDYTIDADKLESLITERTSAIVPVHVYGNVCNVEKIGKLANKYNIKVIYDAAHAFAVTVNGISIANFGDASMFSFHATKVFNTIEGGAVTFQDEKLYKKLNELKNFGITGCESVGYVGGNAKMNEFQAAMGICNLRHVDGEIEKRKFVVEKYAERLNNIKGIKICKPRRGVKSNYAYFPLVFDGYKVNRNEIFEKLKSQDIFARKYFYPLTNSFECYKGRFDAGKTPVARYISDRVLVLPLYADLDLEDVNRICDVILDK, encoded by the coding sequence ATGAGTAAATCAATTCAAGTAACTCGTTCCTCAATGCCGTATTTTGAGGAGTATGTAGAAGAAATTAAAGATTTATGGAAAAGCCATTGGTTGACTAATATGGGTGTAAAACATAGGCAATTAGAAAGAGAATTGTTGGAGTATTTAAATGTTTCTAATATTACTCTTTTTACAAATGGACATCTTGCGTTGGAAAACATAATTTCAACACTTGATCTTACAGGGGAAGTTATAACGACACCTTTCACTTTTGCATCTACCACCCATGCAATAGTAAGAAATGGATTAAAGCCGGTATTTTGTGATATTAATCCTGATGATTACACTATAGATGCGGACAAGTTGGAGAGTCTTATAACTGAAAGGACTTCTGCTATTGTTCCAGTACATGTTTATGGAAATGTATGTAATGTGGAGAAAATCGGAAAATTGGCAAATAAGTATAATATAAAAGTTATTTATGATGCTGCTCATGCCTTTGCTGTAACAGTTAATGGTATAAGTATTGCTAATTTTGGTGATGCTTCCATGTTTAGTTTCCATGCTACAAAAGTTTTTAATACTATTGAAGGTGGAGCTGTAACTTTTCAAGATGAAAAATTATATAAAAAATTAAATGAATTAAAAAATTTTGGAATTACCGGCTGTGAATCTGTTGGGTATGTAGGTGGCAATGCAAAAATGAATGAATTTCAGGCAGCTATGGGAATTTGTAATCTTCGTCATGTTGATGGGGAAATTGAAAAAAGAAAATTTGTAGTAGAAAAATATGCTGAAAGACTAAATAATATTAAAGGAATCAAAATATGTAAACCTCGAAGGGGAGTGAAGAGTAATTATGCGTATTTCCCATTAGTATTTGATGGATATAAAGTAAATCGCAATGAAATATTTGAAAAGTTAAAATCACAGGATATATTTGCACGTAAATATTTTTATCCTCTTACTAATAGTTTTGAATGTTATAAGGGTAGATTTGATGCTGGAAAAACACCTGTAGCAAGGTATATATCAGATAGAGTGCTTGTATTGCCACTTTATGCTGATCTGGATTTGGAGGATGTTAATAGGATCTGTGATGTTATTTTGGATAAATAA
- a CDS encoding glycosyltransferase family 1 protein: MLQIVSSMDRGGIETFIMNVYRNIDRSKVQFDFLMHTKRECAYNSEIFKLGGRIYYVPPRNQGILKNRKELNEFFEKHSEYKIVHQHVSSLSYITPLKIAKKYNIPIRIIHSHNTKQGGNFLHKYIHYWNRLFIKYYATNYFACSDLAAKWLYGRKQYNLGNFTTINNGIEVEKFTYNNNIRDKVRAELGVSNKIVIGNIGRFSYQKNHEFLIDIFNNIYQKSDNFTLLLVGDGELRSHIQNKVKDLKLQDNVIFTGIRSDIPYILQAMDIFVMPSHYEGLPVTLVEAQAAGLPCVVSSNITRQIKITSDIIYINLSDSVEYWSKCVMKLVSNHVRKNTKQQIIDAGFSIKIIAKYLENKYIAFNNKNI, translated from the coding sequence GTGCTACAAATAGTTTCAAGTATGGATCGTGGTGGTATTGAGACATTTATTATGAATGTATATAGAAATATTGATCGTTCAAAAGTTCAGTTTGATTTTTTAATGCATACTAAACGAGAGTGTGCATATAATTCTGAAATATTTAAGCTTGGAGGGAGAATATATTATGTTCCTCCGCGTAACCAGGGAATTTTAAAAAATCGCAAAGAACTAAATGAATTTTTTGAAAAACATTCTGAGTATAAAATTGTACATCAACATGTTAGTTCTTTATCATATATTACACCATTAAAGATTGCAAAAAAATATAATATTCCCATTAGAATTATTCATAGTCATAATACTAAACAAGGTGGAAATTTTTTGCATAAATATATTCATTATTGGAATCGACTTTTTATAAAATATTATGCAACTAATTATTTTGCATGTTCAGATTTAGCAGCAAAATGGTTATATGGTAGAAAACAATATAATTTGGGTAATTTTACAACTATTAATAATGGTATTGAAGTAGAAAAGTTTACTTATAACAATAATATAAGAGACAAGGTTAGAGCAGAATTAGGGGTTAGTAATAAGATTGTCATAGGTAATATTGGAAGATTCTCATATCAAAAAAATCATGAATTCTTGATTGATATATTTAATAATATATATCAAAAAAGTGATAATTTTACACTGCTTTTGGTTGGGGATGGAGAATTACGTTCTCATATTCAAAATAAGGTAAAGGATTTAAAATTGCAGGATAATGTTATATTTACTGGCATTCGTTCAGATATACCTTATATTTTACAAGCTATGGATATTTTTGTTATGCCATCCCATTATGAGGGTTTACCAGTAACTTTGGTAGAAGCTCAAGCAGCAGGATTACCCTGCGTAGTCTCAAGTAATATTACAAGACAAATAAAGATTACTAGTGATATTATATATATAAACTTATCTGATTCTGTGGAATATTGGAGTAAATGTGTAATGAAATTGGTATCAAATCATGTTCGTAAAAATACAAAACAACAAATTATTGATGCTGGATTTAGTATTAAAATTATTGCCAAGTATTTGGAAAATAAATATATAGCATTTAACAATAAGAATATATAA
- a CDS encoding EpsG family protein yields MAQIQAKNNITLVKKVNDINIKLNKNFIDILIFYIYVLMAFMICLILPSQYAYTALFYVGVILAAVFFAALAQNSKTKVFFNIFYSISFIVLFFVLGFRKFSGVDDITYMRIFGYVSQYGWVSRFIESKIEPGYLILNSIVSSFTDNYLYMQLITSFIPLALFYHALKKYKNMINLPMAIFLLSTMIYFQMVSTALVRMFISVSIVFNAFYYVPQKNVKKYVFLILIASTFHYSALFMLILVYFMLNNKKYSKKSKRFILIGFLVTPFVFIILSKFVVPFMGSRYGNYGTIGDLSLKFSNFDTIPILILLLLYIKKFNGEKRNYYDLFISIFALSSIMSFYSSLVSFGRLIFYANAAIFVAAPMVSKTLEENYRKIIFYCIIIVYGFLYVYKTQFVLEAHIFNLFPYQNIFFQI; encoded by the coding sequence ATGGCACAAATACAAGCTAAAAATAATATAACTTTAGTTAAAAAAGTAAATGATATAAATATTAAGCTAAATAAAAACTTTATTGATATTTTAATTTTTTATATTTATGTTTTAATGGCTTTTATGATTTGTTTAATTTTACCTAGTCAATATGCATATACTGCTTTATTTTATGTAGGGGTAATTTTAGCAGCAGTTTTTTTTGCAGCATTGGCACAAAATTCAAAGACAAAAGTTTTCTTTAATATATTTTATAGTATATCATTTATAGTTCTTTTTTTTGTACTTGGATTTAGAAAGTTTTCTGGTGTTGATGATATAACTTATATGAGAATATTTGGATATGTTTCTCAATATGGTTGGGTATCAAGATTTATTGAATCAAAAATTGAGCCTGGGTATTTAATTTTAAATTCTATTGTATCAAGTTTCACTGATAATTATTTATATATGCAATTGATAACTTCTTTTATACCATTAGCTTTATTTTATCATGCTTTAAAAAAATATAAAAATATGATTAATTTGCCTATGGCTATATTTTTATTAAGTACTATGATTTATTTTCAGATGGTTTCAACGGCATTAGTAAGGATGTTTATTTCAGTTAGCATAGTATTTAATGCTTTTTACTATGTTCCACAAAAAAATGTAAAAAAGTATGTTTTTTTAATCTTGATAGCAAGTACATTTCATTATTCAGCACTTTTTATGTTAATATTGGTTTATTTTATGTTAAATAATAAGAAATATTCAAAAAAATCAAAAAGATTTATTCTTATTGGATTTTTAGTTACACCATTTGTTTTTATTATATTATCTAAATTTGTTGTACCTTTTATGGGAAGTAGATATGGAAATTATGGAACAATAGGTGACCTAAGTTTGAAATTTTCAAACTTTGATACAATTCCCATACTAATTTTATTATTATTATATATTAAAAAATTTAATGGTGAAAAAAGAAATTATTATGATTTGTTTATATCAATATTTGCATTATCAAGCATAATGTCTTTCTATAGTAGTTTAGTCTCATTTGGAAGATTAATTTTTTATGCTAATGCTGCAATTTTTGTAGCAGCTCCTATGGTCAGTAAAACATTGGAAGAAAATTACAGAAAAATTATATTTTATTGCATAATAATTGTTTACGGATTTTTATATGTTTATAAAACGCAATTTGTATTAGAGGCACATATATTTAATTTATTTCCATATCAGAACATATTTTTCCAGATTTAA